The DNA window GAGCGTCAGAACTCAAAAAACCCGCGAATTCACAGGCAGGCATATGCTGTTCACCATCCTTGCCTTCTTCGGGGTGGTCATCGCGGTCAATCTGACGATGGCCACGCTCGCCAATACGAGCTGGACCGGCCTTGTCGTCGAAAACACCTATGTGGCGAGCCAGCAATTCAACAAGAAGGCCGAGGAGGGTCGCGCGCAGGCAGCCCTTGGCTGGACCGGCAAGCTGACCATCGCATGGGGTGAAGTTCGCTATGGCCTCACCGACGACGCCGGCAAGCCGGTTCCCTTGCACGGCGTCAAGGTGCTGTTTCGCCATCCCGCCTACGAGAAAGAGGACAAGTCGGTCACCCTCGCACCCTCCTCGGACCAGGAATTCGCAGCCCAACACATGCCGAAAGACGGCGTCTGGATTGTCGAGGTCGACGCCGATGCCGGTCTGGATAAACCATACCGCGACGTGCGCCGGATCATGATTTCCCATGGAGCGCTGCAATGAGCTGTTGTGCACCGGGCGCCGAAATGGCGCTTGATCTGGTCAACACCGGATCGGTCCTGCCGTCCAGCCAGGAGATCAGGCTAGCGAGCCGATCGCTTGGCGATGATCTTCACCAGACCGACCTCTCAGTCCCCGCGGTTCATTGCGCGGCCTGCATCCAGGCGATCGAGACAGCACTGGGAAAGCTCGATCAAGTCGAGAGCGCTCGTGTCAACCTGTCGACGAAGCGGGTCGCGGTCCGCTGGCGTGGAAACCAGGTACCACTATTCGTCGCCGCGCTGGGACGGCTGGGTTACGAGGCGCATCTGTTCGACCCCGAGGTCGACAACAGGGACAAGACGCTTTCGGAGCTGATCCGCGCCGTTGCTGTCGCCGGCTTTGCGGCGGGCAATATCATGCTGCTTTCAGTCTCGGTCTGGTCCGGCGCCGAAGGCGCAACGCGGGATCTGTTTCATTGGGTCTCAGCGCTGATCGCGATCCCGGCACTGGCCTTCGCCGGCGGCATCTTCTTCCGGTCGGCCTGGAACGCGTTGCGCCACGGCCGCATGAACATGGACGTGCCGATCGCGGTCGGGGTGTCGCTTGCCTACGCCATGAGCCTCTATGAGACGATCAACCATGGCGATCACGCCTATTTCGACGCGTCGGTATCGCTGCTGTTCTTCCTGTTGATCGGCCGCACGCTGGATCATGTCATGCGGGAGCGCGCCCGGACCGCCGTGAAAGGCCTGTCGCAGCTGGCGGCGCGTGGCGCCATGGTTCTGCGCAGCGATGGTACACGCGACTACCTGCCGGTTGGCGAGATCGAACCAGGCATGCTGCTGCTGATCGCAGCCGGCGAAAGGATCCCCGTCGACGGCAAGATCATTCAGGGGACCTCGGATCTGGACTGCTCGTTGGTTTCTGGCGAGAGCACGCCCCGAAACGTGGCGCCAGGCGGACCCGTGCAGGCCGGCGTCCTCAATCTTACCGGCTCGCTGACAATCGAGGCGACAGCCGCCGCGAAGGATTCGTTCCTGGCGGAAATGGTTCGGCTGATGGAGGCTGCGGAGGGCGGCCGGGCGCATTATCGCCGGATCGCCGACCGCGTTTCGGCGCTCTACGCTCCGGTGGTTCATCTGACCGCCTTCGTGACGTTCCTTGGCTGGATGGCGGCAACCGGCGACTGGCATAGGGCGATAACCATCGCCATTGCCGTTCTTATCATCACATGCCCGTGCGCGCTCGGCCTCGCCGTGCCGATCGTTCAGGTGGTCGCCGCGCGGCGCCTGTTCGAGAACGGCATCATGGTCAAGGACGGTTCGGCCATGGAGCGCCTGGCGACGATTGATACAGCGGTGTTCGACAAGACCGGAACGCTCACGCTCGGCCAGCCCCGGCTGGTCAATGCAGGCTCGATTGATCCGGGCATGCTGGCAATCGCAGGAGACATGGCCGCGCATTCCCGGCATCCGTTTTCAAAGGCCATAGCCGGTTTTGCTGCCCCTAGCGGGCAGCGCAAATTCGATGCCGTCACCGAACATCCGGGGTTCGGAATCGAAGCCACTGTCGCCGGAAGTATCTGGCGGCTGGGTCGACGCGGATGGGCTGGATGGAAGGCCCGGACCGGCGGCGAAGGCAAACATGGCTATGGCGGAACGGTGCTGACAAGAGACGGGTTCATTGTCGCCACCTTCGATTTTGAGGACGCTCCGCGCGCCGACGCCAAGGCGGCGATCGGGCAATTGAGCGATGCCGGGGTGTCGGTGCAAATGCTGTCGGGCGATACCGCGGGCGCCTGCGGCGAAGTTGCAGAAATGCTGGGTGTCGACGACTTCGTTCCGTGCCTGCTGCCGTCCGGCAAGGTCGAATGCATCGAGACCCAGGCGAAAGACGGACACAAGGTTCTGATGGTCGGCGACGGCCTCAACGACACGCCCGCACTGAGCGCGGCGCATGTCTCGATCGCACCTGCCACCGCCGCCGACATCGGCCGCAATGCGGCCGACTTCGTATTCCTGCGCGAAAGCCTTCTGGCAGTGCCTCTCGCGCTGGACGTCTCGCGCAAGGCGGGACACCTGATCCGCCAGAACATCGCGATTGCGATCGTCTACAATGCCGTCGCCGTGCCGATCGCCATCCTGGGTCACGTCACGCCTCTTATCGCAGCGATTGCCATGTCCGCTTCTTCGCTGCTTGTGATCGGAAATGCGCTGCGTCTGCAGAGCTCCATACCAAGTTCGCCAGCGAAAAATGTGCGGCGCGACAGCCGTTCCGACATCACCAGATTGGCTCGATTCTCGTGACGACCCTTGCCTACCTCATACCTGTGGCCCTCTTCCTTGGTGCGCTTGGCCTGGGGGGCTTCCTGTGGGCTTTGAAGAGTGGCCAGTACGAAGATCTCGACGGCGCCGCCGAGCGGATCCTTATCGATCGGGAAGACAAGCTCGGCCGTCAGCCAAGTGCTGGTGAAATAACCGAACCACGACCTTCTCGACCTTGACTATCGCGCGCAAGATCGATGCATCCGAGGCTCTTGCCTCCCAAGACTGAATTCCGCCAATTTGCGCCAGCGCAAAGAAACGCTGCGTCAGGTCAGCTAGGTTCTGCTCATCCGCAACGGTTGAGGGATAGGAGACTGACATGATCACGCGACGTGAAGCTCTGTTCGGGGCAGCGATTGGCGCTGCCGCCGTGGCAGCACTGCCTGCATTTTCGGCACCTGTGGCAAAGGCGGACATTCGAGGGCTCGCCCGCGAAAAGATCAAGCTCGTCGCGCCGCCCTTCGTGCATCCGCACGATCAGGTCGCCAAGGGTGGACCCAAGATCGTCGAGTTCACCATCACGATCGAGGAAAAGCCTCTTGTCATCGACGCCGACGGCACGACGCTCAATGCGATGACCTACAACGGCTCGATCCCGGGCCCGCTGATGGTCGTGCATCAGGACGACTATCTCGAGCTGACGCTCATCAATCCCGACACCAACTCACTCGCCCACAACATCGACTTCCACGCCGCGACGGGCGCTCTGGGCGGCGGCGGTCTCACGCTGATCAATCCCGGGGAACAGGTGACTTTGCGCTTCAAGGCAACGCGGACGGGAACGTTCGTCTATCACTGCGCGCCTGGTGGCGCGATGATCCCTTGGCATGTCGTCTCCGGCATGAGCGGCGCAATCATGGTGCTGCCGCGCGATGGGCTCAGGAACGACAAGGGCGAGCCGGTCAAATACGATAAGATCTTCTACATCGGCGAGAACGACTTCTATATTCCGCGCGACGACAAGGGCAATTTCAAGAGCTACGAATCGGCCGGCGACGGGTACGATGACATCGTCAAGGTCATGCGCGGGCTGATCCCGACGCATGTCGTGTTCAACGGCAAGGTCGGTTCCCTGACCGGCGACAACGCCATGAAGGCGAAAGTCGGCGAGACCGTGTTGATCGTCCATTCGCAGGCCAACCGCGATACCCGGCCGCATCTGATCGGCGGGCACGGCGATTATGTCTGGGAACAGGGCAAATTCGCCAACCCGCCGGCCAAGGACCTGGAAACCTGGTTCATCCGCGGCGGCTCGGCGGGCTCGGCGCTCTACACATTCCTGCAGCCGGGTGTCTACGCCTACGTCAATCACAATCTGATTGAGGCTGTGGAACTCGGAGCGACCGCTCACTTCATGGTCGAAGGCGAGTGGGATGACGACCTGATGACGCAGGTCGAGGCGCCCAAACCCATAGCCATCAACTGACGGCACTCCAAAATGCCCGGACGGCGTCGCTGTCCGGGCATGGACAAAAGCCATGTCTCTTTTCATCCTGAAGGTCCTGCCGGTCACCCTGGCCGCCGCTGCTGTTCCTGTAGGGCTCTCGCTACAGGCGGCCTTCGGAGATCGACAACCCCACCCCATCGCCACGACGGTTATCTTGCTTTCCGGTTCGATCATCTATCCGACTCCGGGCGAGTTCCTGAAAGAGGGACGCCCGCAAGGCAATCCCCGCCTCGAGCGGCAACTCGACAGACCTCTCGAAATCATGGCCTACCAGGTCGGCGCAGCCGACTATGCGGACTGCGTGTCGGCTAGCGCCTGTCACCCGACACAGGAGACGCGCGCGATCCCGAGCAATGCTCCTGTCACCGGAGTGAGCTATCTCGATGCGAATGCCTACGCCCGGTGGTATTCGCATGTGACCGGCGGCCAATGGCGGCTGCCATCCGACGAAGAGTGGGCCTTTGCCGCCGCGGAGCGGTTCGCAGGCGAATTCGAGGGTGTCGAAAACGATGCCAGCAACCCCGCCAGACGTTGGCTCACCAGCTACAAGGCCGAGGTGGACCTCAATCGCAAACCGGACCCGATGCCCAAGAGCCGCGGCTCGTTTGGTTTCAATTCCCTGGGCCTCGCCGACTTTTCCGGCAACGTCTGGGAGTGGACTTCGACCTGCTATGTGCGCACCACGTTGGCTGCGGATGGAAGCGGTGTTGCGAGCTCGGTCGACAATTGCGGCGTCCACGTGCTTGAAGGGCTTCACAGAGCCTACATGTCGAACTTCGTCAGTGACGGGAAAAGCGGAGGCTGTGCGGTTGGCACGCCTCCCGACAATCTGGGATTCAGATTGGTCCGGGACCATTCGGGATGGGCAAGCCGGATTCTTGGCTGGCTTGGCATCGTCTGAAAGCAGGAATAGCGGGCCACGTCTTCTCGACCGTCGCGAGCCCGCCCGTCGCCCTTCCCTCGCCTCACCGTACCTTTGGTGTCGTCAACGCAGTTCCGTGGATCAGGAGGAAGCCGGCGAATGCCGCCACCCATGCGGCGCCGGCCATATCGATCACCGCGCCTGAGGGGACGAAAGCGGCCAGGATTCTCAATGATCCCGCGAGCAGGACGGCCACGAAGATGAACGAGGCGCCGTTCCCAGCCTTGAGTTCTCGTCCGGTGTGCCCGAGCGTTGCGCGGGTCATCACGGCGAGCGTCATGGCGCCGACCGCACCCGTTCCGAGCGCGTGGAGCCCTGCAGCGGCCGGCACGGCGGCAGGAAAGAAGATCGAAGCCGATATAAGGGCGAGGCCGACCGGCACGAAGGCATATGCAAGATGGAGGATGAGCACGAGCGGATCCCGCAATGTGCGCTCGCCAGCCCAGCGCGACAGACGCCACGCCTGACAGATTGCAGCGATGGCCATAAGCATTCCCGAGGCGCGATTGTCGGGGGCGAACGTCCATGCTCCCAGCGCGATAGCTGAGATGACTATCGATACGATGTCAAAACGGCCGAACGGCGCAGGCAGCCTGCCCGGGTTTTCGCGAACGAGCCAGTTGCGCGTGAAGCTCGGAATGATGCGCCCACCGATCAGCGAGATGAGCACGATCGCCGCAGCCATACCGAGCCTGCGACTGATGTCCGATATGCCTTGGCTGTGCGCCTCGATATGGAACGCGCCGTTGGCGCACGCCAGAACGGCAAGCGGCAGCAGCACCTTGAGGTTGCGCCAGTTGCGTCCCGCGACGATTTCGCGTGCCGCCGCCGCAGCGACCGCCAGCAGAAAAGAGCCATCGACTACAGCGGCTGTTTGCCAACCGATATCCGCCGAGAAGAAGACAGCGGCGCGGCCGGCAAGCCACAGGACAACCAGCGCCAGCAGCGGCAGGCCTTGCACGGGCAGCCGGCCGGTCCAGTTCGGGATGGCGGTCAGCAGGAACCCGGTAACGATCGCCGGCAGGTAGCCGAACAGCATCTCGTGAATGTGCCAGTCGACGGCAACGAACGCACTGTGGGCATCGAGTTCGCCGGCATAGATCGGCAGCCAAAGCAGAATGGAGAGCGCGGCATACAGCGACCCGAGGAAGAAGAAGGGCCTGAATCCGTAAGAAAGAAATGCAGGCCCTGTGTAGGCCCGCAGGCGTGGAATCCCCATGATTTGCGTCTCCAAATGAACAGGGCCGGATGAACCGCCGCCCTCGGTCCGTCCGGCCCATGCCCACCCCATTTATGGCAGGCAGGCTGTATGCTGGTCAGTTGGCCGGAACCTGGGTGAACAGGTCGGCGAACACCGTCTTGGCCTTCCCGGGGTGTTTGACCGCCTTGGCGGCATCGAGGTTGGCCGGTTTGCCGACAACGATCAGCGCCACCATCCCCATGCCGTAGTGGGGCGCGCATTTGACACCGTAGACGCCCTCCTTCGTCAGCGTGACGGTTATTTCCTCACTGGGCTTTCCCTTGAAAGGCTCGGCGCCGTCCGGAAGCATGCCCTTGATCGACTCGGCATCATGCGTCTTGTCGGTCGGCACGAACTTGACGGTGTCTCCGGGGGCTGCCTTGACGAAGGCCGGCTGGAAAACCATGGCGCCCTTTTCGCCCTTGTTGAGCATTTGCACCACATGCTCTTCCGCGCTTGCGCCGCCGGCGAGCGCGAGGATGGAGATTGCGGCGGCGAGGATGGAGAGTTTCATCGGTTTGTCCTTTGTTTCGTCTTCGCGGCATTTGGCCGTTCCATGCCATTTAGCCTGATAAGCCCCAGCAGAATTTGCGCTGGCGCAAACTCGGGGTAGAAAGGTCTCCCGCATGACTGATGCGGAACTACAGGGCTGTGAGGGATCCGCTTGGCTGCGCTGGACCGATCGCTGATATCGCGGCTGCCGCTCTTCCAGGGGCTGACACCTGACGAGCAGAGCGAGATCCTGCAAAATGCGCGGTCGTCTCGCTATGCCAAGGAGGCAGCAGTCTTCGAGCAGGAGGCCGGGGCTCACTCCTTCTTCGTGCTGATCGCCGGGCACATACGCGTCGTCCGCACCACGCCGGATGGGCAGCAGGTCATCGCCCGATACATCAGCGAAGGCGAGATCTTTGGCGTCGCCGCAGCCCTTGGCCGGGCGACCTACCCCGCCAGCGCAGTCGCGGCGGTGGACTGCGTGGTGTTGGCGTGGCCCAACGCCCTGTGGCCGGAGTTGGCGAGACGCTTCCCCGTGTTTGGGGCGGCTACCTACAGGACGGTTGGAAGCAGGCTGCAGGAGACGCAGACGCGGGTGGTGGAGATGTCCACCGAGCAGGTGGAGCAGCGGGTTGCGCATGCACTGCTGCGACTGGCGAACCAGACCGGCCGAAAGACCGACGGCGGCATCGAAATCGACTTCCCGATTTCCAGGCAGGACATCGCCGAGATGACAGGGACGACGCTTCACACCGTCAGCCGGCTGCTCAGCAAGTGGGAAGAGAAGGGGATCATCGTCAGCGGGCGCCAGAAAGTCACAATCAAGGATGCGCATCGCCTAGTGGTTCTGGCTGAGAACCGGGACAAGGGCTGACCGTCACCGTTCTCCTCGAACAACCGATTCCAAGTCCAAAAGAAAGTCGGCCTCATCGATCCGATGTTCCCGGCATGCTTCGGCCACGGTATGGAATGTGCCGATCGGACAGCCGACGCAGAGCATCTTGTATCTCAGCACCACTGCCACCGTTGCCGGCCACTTTCTCATGATTTCGTCAACGACAGTGTCCGGACTGATCGAACTGCGCTGCTTCACGATGAAGTCTCCGCGATTTGCGAGGCCTCTTCATAAATCCCGCTTTGGTCGCCTTCGTTGCGCTTTCGCAATCTGAAAATGATTCAGATCAAGACACGGCGCGCGCGATCTCGATAAGCAAAGGGATAAAGTATCTGAGGAGGTTGGCATGCAGGCCAAAGCCATAATGACCACACCGGTCGTCGCAATAGATCCGTCTGCGTCGATCGCCGAAGCGGCCGGATTGATGCTCTCCAGCAAGATCAGCGGGCTTCCCGTCATTCGCAGCGACGGCGCGCTGGTGGGCATTATCAGCGAGGGTGATTTCCTGCGCCGCGGAGAGTTGGGCACTCAGCGCAAGCGCCCACGCTGGCTGGAGTTTCTTGTCAGCCCGGGAAGAGTTGCCGAAGAATATGTCCTCGCCAACGGACGGCGGGTCGAGGAGGTGATGACCGACAGCGTCGTCACGGCACCCCCCAATGCATCGCTTGCCGAGGTCGTCGAGTTGATGACGCATCACCGCATCAAACGTGTCCCGGTCGTCGACGGTGGTAAAGTTGTCGGCATGATTGCCCGCTCCGATCTTCTTCGTGCGCTGCTCCGCACGCAGCCGGCCTCAACCTCGACAGCCATTGACGACGAACAGATACGCCAGAGCATCGTCGCGGAGCTTGCAGCGCAGAAATGGGCTGGCGAGGACCTGATCAATGTCACTGTCGACAAAGGGATCGTAAAACTGAGCGGCGCCATCTTCGACGAACGCGAGCGCCAGGCGGCCATCGTCGCGGCGGAAAATGTCGCCGGCGTCAAAGGCGTTGAGGACAATCTATTTTGCGCCGAGCCGTTGTCCGTCATCCTGGTCTCGTAGCCAAGGGGTACCGCCAGCATTTTACCGAGGCGAACTGTGTGCTTAGCCGCTCGACGTTCTAACGCTGGCCGGCCGCATGCTGCAGCCGTGCGATCAGGTCGCGGTTGCGGCAATAATCTGGCGGAGCATCGGCTTGCTCGTGTTGATCGAGCCAAGTCGAGCATTCGTCCTGATGGCCGCAGGATCGGCAGCGGTTGACCGCCCGATCGGTGACGGCTGCGTGGTCCGCCACCACTTTCAACTGCCTGTCGACACCAAGCTTGCGCATCATGCGACCCATCAACGCGGCCCTGGCGTCGACTGAAATCAGATAATCGAGAAAGCTCATCTTGGTCACTCCTGCCTTTTGAGACTCATAGCAATGCAGACGGCCAACGACTTGATCTCGGTCAACAGACGGAGCCGTTGCCAGGCCAAGGCGGCGAAGGGGGTAGATTGAAGTTCCTGAACCCACCGCCGCGCACGCGGCTGCTGGGACGTCGACCCATCAATACGACATGAAGCGGTTGATGCCGCTTTCCTCAATCAGCGAGCGCGTGACCCCGCCGAACGCCCATTCCCGCAGACGGCTGTGCCCATAGGCACCCGAGACGATCAGGTCGGCATGGATCGACCGCGCAAATGTCAGCAACTGATCGCCGTCAGCCTCGCCGGCAATCAGTTCGGTTCGTGCCATGATGCCGTGATGTTCCAGAAAAACCGCGACATCGGCGAGACTGTCGCGGATGCTCTCGTCGCGGTCCGTATCGATTGTGGCAACGACGCGATGAATTGCATTCGCCAGCTCACGAGGCCTTGATGCACGTCAAGGAACCCGCCAATTGCATCCGCAGGCGAAAACGTCGGCCTCGATCCGTTTTGCGTGTATGGAGAGAAGTGATAGTTAGCCTCTCTTGTAGGCGTATCGAATCCAGGGATCTCGGGTGAGCCAAGACGAAGCGCCTATTTTGTCGGCCGGCGGGATGACGCTTAAGACAGTCTTGTCGCAAATGTTCGAACAGGCTCCGAGCTTCATGGCTCTCATGAGTGAGCCAAATCATGTCTTCGAACTGACCAATACTGCCTACCAACGGCTGATCGGCCACAGGCAAGTGATTGGAAAGTCGGTGCGCGACGCCCTTCCCGAACTCGAAGGCCAAGGCTTCTACGAACTACTGGACCAGGTCTATGAAACGGGTGAACCGTACAGGGGACGGGCCGTGAAAGTCGCGCTTCGCAAGGGTGACGAACCTGCCGAAGAGCGCATTCTCGATTTCGTCTATCAGCCCATCAAGGCCGATGACGGCCGCATCACGGCTATCTTTGTCGAAGGCACCGACGTGAGCGAGCTTTCCTTCGCAAACGCCGCTCTTCAATTGCGCGAAGATCATTTGCGATCGATCCTGGCGACTGTGCCTGACGCAATGGTCGTCATCGACGAACAAGGCCGGATCCAATCCTTCAGCACCGCTGCCGAAACGCTTTTTGGCTATCAGTCAGGCGAAGTCATCGGCAAGAACGTCAACATGTTGATGCCGTCACCCTATCGTGGCGAGCATGATGCCTACCTTCATCGCTACCTGACGACGGGAGAACGGCGGATCATCGGGCTTGGTCGCACCGTCACCGGGATGCGCAAGGATGGCTCGACCTTTCCGATGGAGCTTTCCGTCGGCGAGATGAATCCGGGAACCGGGCGCTTCTTTACCGGCTTCTGCCGCGACCTGACCGAGCGCCACAGGGCGGAAGCGCGAATCCAGGAACAGCAGCTGGAATTGCTCCACATGGCGCGATTCACCGCGCTCGGCGAAATGGCTTCAACGCTCGCGCATGAGATCAACCAGCCGCTCACCGCCATCACGAACTACCTGAAGGGCAGCCGGCGGCTGCTCGAGAAGAGCTCTGATGAGCACGCGCCGATGCTGCGTGAGGCCGTCGAAAAGGCCGCCGAGCAGGCATTGCGCGCCGGAGATGTCATCCGGCACCTCAGGGATTTCGTCGCGAGAGGCGAGAGCGAGCGTCAGGTCGAGCATCTGCCGGTGCTGATCGACGAAGCCTCCTCACTTGCTTTGGTCGGTGCACGGGAAATCGATATGCGCGTCAGCTACAAGCTTGATCCCGCCGCCGAACTGGTCCTGACCGACCGCATCCAGATCCAGCAGGTTCTGCTGAATCTGATGCGCAATGCGGTGGAGGCCATGCAAGGTGTGCCGCGCCGCGAATTGCATGTCATGACCGTCGCCCGGAATGACGGGATGGCCGAGGTAAGCGTGATCGATACGGGCACAGGGATTGCGCCGGAAGTCTCGGCCCAGCTTTTCCAGCCCTTTGTCACCACCAAGAAGCAGGGTATGGGTGTCGGTCTTTCCATTTGCCGTACCATCGTCGAGTCGCATGGCGGCCACATCTGGGCAGAAGCCGTTCCCGGTGGAGGCACAGCTTTCCGCTTCACCTTGCGCATTGTTGAAAGGGAAGAGGTTGCCAATGGCCGGTAACGATGTCGTGCATGTGGTGGACGACGATGTGGACGTCCGCAAATCGCTTGGCTTTCTTCTAGGAACGGCCGACTTCGCCGTGCGCCTGCACGAATCGGCCACAGCATTTCTGTCCACGGCGACAGGCCAGCTCGACGGCTGTATCGTGACCGACGTGCGCATGCCCGGCATTGACGGCATCGAGTTCCTGCGCCAACTCAGAATGCGCTCGCATACGCTCCCGGTGATCGTCATGACGGGGCACGCGGATGTGGCGCTGGCCGTTCAGGCGATGAAGGAAGGCGCTTCCGATTTCATTGAAAAACCGTTCGACGACCAGGTTTTGATCGATGCGATCCGCTCGGCGTTGGACAACCGCAATCAGGCAGGTGCAACGCATCCGCAATCCGCTGAAATCCACGGGCGCCTGGCCACACTTTCGGAGCGGGAGCGGCAGGTTCTGGATGGGCTTGTCTCGGGTCTGCCGAACAAGACGATCGCCTATGATCTGGGTATCAGTCCGCGCACCGTCGAGATTCATCGTGCCAATGTCATGAGCAAGATGGCCGCGGGCAGCCTGTCGCATCTCGTGCGTATGGCGTTGATTGTGGAATCCA is part of the Mesorhizobium loti genome and encodes:
- a CDS encoding FixH family protein is translated as MSVRTQKTREFTGRHMLFTILAFFGVVIAVNLTMATLANTSWTGLVVENTYVASQQFNKKAEEGRAQAALGWTGKLTIAWGEVRYGLTDDAGKPVPLHGVKVLFRHPAYEKEDKSVTLAPSSDQEFAAQHMPKDGVWIVEVDADAGLDKPYRDVRRIMISHGALQ
- the cadA gene encoding cadmium-translocating P-type ATPase; the encoded protein is MSCCAPGAEMALDLVNTGSVLPSSQEIRLASRSLGDDLHQTDLSVPAVHCAACIQAIETALGKLDQVESARVNLSTKRVAVRWRGNQVPLFVAALGRLGYEAHLFDPEVDNRDKTLSELIRAVAVAGFAAGNIMLLSVSVWSGAEGATRDLFHWVSALIAIPALAFAGGIFFRSAWNALRHGRMNMDVPIAVGVSLAYAMSLYETINHGDHAYFDASVSLLFFLLIGRTLDHVMRERARTAVKGLSQLAARGAMVLRSDGTRDYLPVGEIEPGMLLLIAAGERIPVDGKIIQGTSDLDCSLVSGESTPRNVAPGGPVQAGVLNLTGSLTIEATAAAKDSFLAEMVRLMEAAEGGRAHYRRIADRVSALYAPVVHLTAFVTFLGWMAATGDWHRAITIAIAVLIITCPCALGLAVPIVQVVAARRLFENGIMVKDGSAMERLATIDTAVFDKTGTLTLGQPRLVNAGSIDPGMLAIAGDMAAHSRHPFSKAIAGFAAPSGQRKFDAVTEHPGFGIEATVAGSIWRLGRRGWAGWKARTGGEGKHGYGGTVLTRDGFIVATFDFEDAPRADAKAAIGQLSDAGVSVQMLSGDTAGACGEVAEMLGVDDFVPCLLPSGKVECIETQAKDGHKVLMVGDGLNDTPALSAAHVSIAPATAADIGRNAADFVFLRESLLAVPLALDVSRKAGHLIRQNIAIAIVYNAVAVPIAILGHVTPLIAAIAMSASSLLVIGNALRLQSSIPSSPAKNVRRDSRSDITRLARFS
- the ccoS gene encoding cbb3-type cytochrome oxidase assembly protein CcoS, producing the protein MTTLAYLIPVALFLGALGLGGFLWALKSGQYEDLDGAAERILIDREDKLGRQPSAGEITEPRPSRP
- the nirK gene encoding nitrite reductase, copper-containing encodes the protein MITRREALFGAAIGAAAVAALPAFSAPVAKADIRGLAREKIKLVAPPFVHPHDQVAKGGPKIVEFTITIEEKPLVIDADGTTLNAMTYNGSIPGPLMVVHQDDYLELTLINPDTNSLAHNIDFHAATGALGGGGLTLINPGEQVTLRFKATRTGTFVYHCAPGGAMIPWHVVSGMSGAIMVLPRDGLRNDKGEPVKYDKIFYIGENDFYIPRDDKGNFKSYESAGDGYDDIVKVMRGLIPTHVVFNGKVGSLTGDNAMKAKVGETVLIVHSQANRDTRPHLIGGHGDYVWEQGKFANPPAKDLETWFIRGGSAGSALYTFLQPGVYAYVNHNLIEAVELGATAHFMVEGEWDDDLMTQVEAPKPIAIN
- a CDS encoding formylglycine-generating enzyme family protein, translating into MSLFILKVLPVTLAAAAVPVGLSLQAAFGDRQPHPIATTVILLSGSIIYPTPGEFLKEGRPQGNPRLERQLDRPLEIMAYQVGAADYADCVSASACHPTQETRAIPSNAPVTGVSYLDANAYARWYSHVTGGQWRLPSDEEWAFAAAERFAGEFEGVENDASNPARRWLTSYKAEVDLNRKPDPMPKSRGSFGFNSLGLADFSGNVWEWTSTCYVRTTLAADGSGVASSVDNCGVHVLEGLHRAYMSNFVSDGKSGGCAVGTPPDNLGFRLVRDHSGWASRILGWLGIV
- a CDS encoding short-chain dehydrogenase; its protein translation is MGIPRLRAYTGPAFLSYGFRPFFFLGSLYAALSILLWLPIYAGELDAHSAFVAVDWHIHEMLFGYLPAIVTGFLLTAIPNWTGRLPVQGLPLLALVVLWLAGRAAVFFSADIGWQTAAVVDGSFLLAVAAAAAREIVAGRNWRNLKVLLPLAVLACANGAFHIEAHSQGISDISRRLGMAAAIVLISLIGGRIIPSFTRNWLVRENPGRLPAPFGRFDIVSIVISAIALGAWTFAPDNRASGMLMAIAAICQAWRLSRWAGERTLRDPLVLILHLAYAFVPVGLALISASIFFPAAVPAAAGLHALGTGAVGAMTLAVMTRATLGHTGRELKAGNGASFIFVAVLLAGSLRILAAFVPSGAVIDMAGAAWVAAFAGFLLIHGTALTTPKVR
- a CDS encoding pseudoazurin gives rise to the protein MKLSILAAAISILALAGGASAEEHVVQMLNKGEKGAMVFQPAFVKAAPGDTVKFVPTDKTHDAESIKGMLPDGAEPFKGKPSEEITVTLTKEGVYGVKCAPHYGMGMVALIVVGKPANLDAAKAVKHPGKAKTVFADLFTQVPAN
- a CDS encoding Crp/Fnr family transcriptional regulator; this encodes MAALDRSLISRLPLFQGLTPDEQSEILQNARSSRYAKEAAVFEQEAGAHSFFVLIAGHIRVVRTTPDGQQVIARYISEGEIFGVAAALGRATYPASAVAAVDCVVLAWPNALWPELARRFPVFGAATYRTVGSRLQETQTRVVEMSTEQVEQRVAHALLRLANQTGRKTDGGIEIDFPISRQDIAEMTGTTLHTVSRLLSKWEEKGIIVSGRQKVTIKDAHRLVVLAENRDKG
- a CDS encoding DUF1858 domain-containing protein, producing the protein MKQRSSISPDTVVDEIMRKWPATVAVVLRYKMLCVGCPIGTFHTVAEACREHRIDEADFLLDLESVVRGER
- a CDS encoding CBS domain-containing protein, yielding MQAKAIMTTPVVAIDPSASIAEAAGLMLSSKISGLPVIRSDGALVGIISEGDFLRRGELGTQRKRPRWLEFLVSPGRVAEEYVLANGRRVEEVMTDSVVTAPPNASLAEVVELMTHHRIKRVPVVDGGKVVGMIARSDLLRALLRTQPASTSTAIDDEQIRQSIVAELAAQKWAGEDLINVTVDKGIVKLSGAIFDERERQAAIVAAENVAGVKGVEDNLFCAEPLSVILVS
- a CDS encoding PAS domain S-box protein translates to MTLKTVLSQMFEQAPSFMALMSEPNHVFELTNTAYQRLIGHRQVIGKSVRDALPELEGQGFYELLDQVYETGEPYRGRAVKVALRKGDEPAEERILDFVYQPIKADDGRITAIFVEGTDVSELSFANAALQLREDHLRSILATVPDAMVVIDEQGRIQSFSTAAETLFGYQSGEVIGKNVNMLMPSPYRGEHDAYLHRYLTTGERRIIGLGRTVTGMRKDGSTFPMELSVGEMNPGTGRFFTGFCRDLTERHRAEARIQEQQLELLHMARFTALGEMASTLAHEINQPLTAITNYLKGSRRLLEKSSDEHAPMLREAVEKAAEQALRAGDVIRHLRDFVARGESERQVEHLPVLIDEASSLALVGAREIDMRVSYKLDPAAELVLTDRIQIQQVLLNLMRNAVEAMQGVPRRELHVMTVARNDGMAEVSVIDTGTGIAPEVSAQLFQPFVTTKKQGMGVGLSICRTIVESHGGHIWAEAVPGGGTAFRFTLRIVEREEVANGR